A window of the Pseudoalteromonas sp. A25 genome harbors these coding sequences:
- a CDS encoding acyl-CoA dehydrogenase, producing MGIIVLVIVLICIVFFVQTLRYKLITLPAMRYFKRALPKLTQTEQEAMEAGDTWWDSQLFSGRPNWHDWHQIDAPKLSSEEQFFIDNELETLLSMLDEQQIRHDKDLPEEVWAFLKQNGFFAFIIPKKFGGKAFSAQANSTIVAKIASKSLSTAVTVMVPNSLGPAELLMHFGTSEQQQQWLPKLATGEALPCFALTALEAGSDAGAIDDFGVVCQKTIKGENVVGLELTWSKRYITLAPVATLLGLAFKAYDPHGLLGDKHELGITCALIPTEHKGVKVGPRHNPLDQGFMNGTTEGHKVFIPLEWVIGGKAGLGKGWKMLVSCLSAGRGISLPALSAGTAHLCTRTTTAYSAIREQFGQSIADFEGVQESLARIIGLTYSIEACRQATAQAIDMNKSPAVITAIAKYHLTEMSRIVMNDALDIHGGKGIQKGPNNYLANSYTGIPISITVEGANILTRNLMIFGQGATRCHPYIFQEIKLIQQSDGVEHVREFDKLLMAHIQHSGINTLKMIWLGLTRGHGLSVSSAGPTQLFYKKLNWLSVCLSVCSDIAMLKLGGELKRREMLSARLGDVLSHLYLASCVLKKYEHDGRQQGDLKAVNYAISHHLKAGFLALDGFIDNFANRVVAQLMKRACHIFGHGMKGPSDQVISRLCKSTFADKSARERVSHLCAVEQGSAIKELEEAYFDYKATLPARNKFKQWQKSYKVYDFDKSFADLVEMAKKDQVLSKEEAQSLISAQEKRLRAIAVDVFE from the coding sequence ATGGGCATTATCGTTTTAGTTATCGTTTTAATATGTATTGTGTTTTTTGTGCAAACGCTGCGGTATAAGTTAATTACACTGCCAGCTATGCGTTATTTCAAACGTGCGCTACCAAAGCTCACACAAACTGAGCAAGAAGCAATGGAAGCCGGGGATACTTGGTGGGACTCGCAACTTTTTTCTGGGCGTCCTAATTGGCATGATTGGCATCAGATAGACGCTCCAAAGCTTAGTAGTGAAGAACAGTTTTTCATTGATAATGAGTTGGAAACTCTATTGTCTATGCTGGATGAACAACAAATTAGACATGATAAAGATTTGCCAGAGGAGGTTTGGGCATTTCTAAAACAAAATGGTTTTTTTGCATTTATCATTCCAAAAAAATTTGGTGGAAAAGCGTTTAGTGCCCAAGCGAACTCAACCATTGTGGCTAAAATAGCCAGCAAAAGCCTCTCAACAGCGGTAACCGTGATGGTGCCTAATAGTTTGGGCCCTGCAGAATTGTTAATGCATTTTGGTACCTCAGAACAACAGCAGCAATGGTTACCTAAACTGGCTACTGGTGAGGCATTACCCTGTTTTGCGTTAACGGCCTTAGAGGCTGGTTCCGACGCTGGCGCGATTGATGATTTTGGTGTTGTTTGTCAAAAAACCATCAAAGGTGAAAACGTCGTAGGTTTGGAGCTAACCTGGTCAAAACGCTATATCACCTTGGCACCTGTTGCAACATTACTTGGATTGGCTTTTAAGGCTTATGATCCCCACGGACTGCTGGGTGATAAACATGAGTTGGGGATCACATGTGCACTGATCCCAACTGAGCATAAGGGAGTTAAAGTCGGTCCACGTCATAACCCGCTTGATCAAGGGTTTATGAATGGAACCACTGAAGGTCATAAGGTCTTTATTCCACTTGAATGGGTTATCGGGGGCAAAGCGGGGCTTGGTAAAGGCTGGAAAATGTTAGTCTCTTGTTTAAGTGCTGGACGCGGTATTTCATTACCTGCGCTAAGCGCTGGAACCGCACACTTGTGCACGAGAACTACGACCGCTTATAGCGCGATAAGAGAGCAGTTTGGCCAATCTATTGCTGATTTTGAAGGTGTACAGGAGAGCCTAGCTCGTATTATCGGACTAACCTACAGCATTGAGGCTTGTCGGCAAGCAACAGCCCAAGCGATTGATATGAACAAAAGCCCAGCGGTGATCACTGCTATCGCTAAATACCACCTTACGGAGATGTCTCGTATTGTAATGAATGATGCGTTGGATATTCACGGTGGCAAAGGAATACAAAAAGGGCCTAACAATTATTTAGCGAATAGTTACACGGGGATACCAATTTCTATTACAGTTGAGGGCGCTAACATTCTAACTCGTAACTTGATGATTTTTGGGCAGGGAGCAACACGATGTCACCCGTATATTTTTCAAGAGATCAAGCTTATTCAACAAAGTGATGGTGTTGAACATGTCAGAGAGTTTGACAAGCTGCTAATGGCACATATCCAACACTCGGGTATCAACACACTTAAAATGATTTGGCTTGGTTTAACTAGAGGGCATGGGTTATCAGTGTCAAGTGCGGGTCCTACGCAACTATTTTATAAAAAGCTAAATTGGCTCAGTGTATGTTTGAGCGTCTGTTCAGATATAGCAATGCTGAAACTAGGAGGAGAGCTTAAGCGCAGAGAAATGCTATCTGCTCGCTTAGGTGATGTGCTGAGTCACCTATATTTAGCATCATGTGTTCTAAAAAAATACGAGCATGATGGTCGTCAGCAAGGCGATCTCAAGGCTGTTAACTATGCTATTTCACATCATTTAAAAGCCGGCTTTTTGGCGTTAGATGGATTTATTGATAATTTCGCTAATAGGGTTGTAGCGCAACTAATGAAGCGAGCATGTCATATATTTGGGCATGGCATGAAAGGACCATCAGACCAAGTGATTAGCCGTTTATGTAAAAGCACATTTGCCGATAAAAGTGCCCGTGAAAGAGTCAGCCATTTATGTGCTGTTGAACAAGGCAGTGCTATAAAAGAGTTAGAAGAGGCATATTTTGATTACAAAGCGACACTGCCGGCTCGCAATAAGTTTAAACAGTGGCAAAAAAGTTACAAAGTTTATGACTTTGATAAGTCGTTCGCTGATTTAGTTGAGATGGCAAAAAAAGATCAAGTATTGTCAAAAGAGGAAGCACAATCGCTCATCAGCGCGCAAGAAAAGCGCTTGAGAGCGATTGCAGTGGACGTTTTTGAGTGA
- a CDS encoding efflux RND transporter permease subunit, with translation MSMPTEKGLIAWFARNPVAANLLMIFILIGGLLTAFSIRKQMFPQFESHWLSVQAIYPGAAPQEVEEGITIKVEEAMEGLEGIKRMITYSNRGFSQTWIEVEDHYEPLTVLDEVKMQVDSIPSFPVGMERPIVSYDKFKQEVMWLSLYGDLNNGQLKELGNTIHDEMLALPGINLVEFHSGLNYEIGIEISPDKLREYGLSFRDISQAVKAFSANMSAGQIRSENGYISMRVENQAYRGNEFENLPLLTLEDGAQIRLGDVATVHDGFEEGLQYSKYNGKNSLTFEVQASKDQDITKVAATIKNYLAERSKTLPAGVEIEPLIDLTYYLNGRLNMMIENMILGGILVMLMLALFLRVRLAFWVMMGLPVSFLGAFLLMPMGTLDITINLASLFAFILVLGIVVDDAIVVGESVHSEIEKHGHTLDNVVRGVKRVAIPATFGVLTTVAAFLPQTFATGPAAAFSKAIGGVIILCLLFSLVESKLILPAHLAAMKNKPSNPKNPFHRLRAALDGGLKHFIDNLYRPFIERCIHYRYTVIVGFLSIIIVTGGLFAGGLVKFVANPKIPHDFPQINIEMNLSSSESATLQTAQKVEDLILAVDKQIEAEYGTGMVKDLSVSLRGRTRANIMAILVEPDLRPIDTFALSALWREQMPPLPGVKTLNIEDSIMNGGRDDGDINFRLEGKNKDQLKEVANLLKAKLNGIAGVGDVNDSMQSATDEVQLELKPLAYSMGLTLSDVASQVNFSYYGLEAQRILRDGEEIKVMIRYPKDARNSISDIQDVRIISPSGAEVPLIEVADVKLVDGVNRIRRENAKRTVNVWASVDTNQAEPFKIAEEIRDDYLPALLKNYPGVTSNVAGRIQEEMDSVAEQVRDFALSLMIIFALLAIPLRSYSQPILIMSVIPFGVVGAVIGHIVMGMTMSSLSFFGIIAVAGVVVNDSLVMVDFVNKARKEGASIKQAVVEAGCLRFRAILLTSLTTFMGLVPIIMETSLQAQIVIPMAVSLAFGVLFATVITLILIPCQYVMLEDIKALFKKRVKKADMNNAVTEQV, from the coding sequence ATGAGTATGCCAACTGAAAAAGGCTTAATAGCTTGGTTTGCACGCAACCCTGTTGCTGCAAACCTTCTGATGATATTTATTTTAATTGGTGGCTTGCTTACTGCGTTTTCAATTCGCAAACAAATGTTCCCACAATTTGAAAGCCATTGGCTTAGTGTACAAGCTATCTACCCAGGTGCTGCACCACAAGAGGTTGAAGAAGGGATCACCATTAAAGTTGAAGAGGCAATGGAAGGACTCGAAGGGATCAAGCGTATGATCACCTATTCCAACCGTGGCTTTTCGCAAACTTGGATTGAAGTTGAAGATCATTACGAACCACTTACTGTCCTTGACGAAGTAAAAATGCAGGTTGACTCTATACCGAGCTTCCCTGTTGGTATGGAACGCCCAATTGTAAGCTACGATAAATTCAAACAAGAAGTCATGTGGCTATCTTTGTATGGCGACCTTAACAATGGCCAGCTTAAAGAGTTAGGAAATACTATTCACGACGAAATGCTCGCGTTACCCGGCATTAACTTAGTGGAGTTTCATAGTGGCTTGAATTATGAAATTGGTATTGAGATAAGCCCGGATAAACTAAGGGAATACGGCCTAAGCTTTAGGGACATTTCTCAAGCAGTTAAAGCTTTTTCAGCCAATATGTCTGCAGGCCAAATACGCTCTGAAAATGGCTATATTTCAATGCGCGTTGAAAACCAAGCATATCGTGGTAATGAATTTGAGAATTTACCTTTACTAACGCTTGAAGACGGTGCACAAATTCGCTTAGGTGACGTTGCAACCGTGCACGATGGCTTTGAAGAAGGCCTTCAATACTCTAAATACAACGGTAAGAACTCACTCACTTTTGAAGTTCAAGCTTCTAAAGATCAGGATATCACTAAAGTTGCTGCAACCATCAAAAACTACCTTGCTGAGCGCTCTAAAACGCTGCCTGCAGGTGTTGAAATAGAGCCCCTGATTGATTTAACTTACTACCTCAATGGCCGCCTAAATATGATGATCGAGAATATGATCCTCGGCGGTATCTTAGTAATGTTGATGCTTGCACTATTCTTGCGCGTTCGATTGGCATTTTGGGTAATGATGGGCCTACCTGTTTCATTCCTGGGTGCGTTTTTACTGATGCCCATGGGCACTTTAGATATCACTATCAACTTAGCTTCGCTGTTTGCATTTATTTTAGTATTGGGCATAGTCGTTGACGACGCTATTGTTGTTGGTGAATCTGTTCACTCTGAAATAGAAAAGCATGGCCATACCCTAGACAATGTTGTTCGTGGCGTGAAACGTGTCGCGATCCCCGCTACATTCGGTGTATTAACAACGGTCGCAGCATTTTTGCCACAAACTTTTGCAACTGGCCCTGCGGCTGCTTTTTCTAAAGCGATTGGTGGTGTGATCATACTTTGCTTACTGTTCTCTTTGGTTGAGTCTAAATTGATCTTACCTGCGCATTTAGCCGCGATGAAAAACAAGCCTAGCAACCCTAAGAACCCATTCCATCGTTTACGCGCAGCGTTAGATGGTGGATTAAAACACTTCATCGACAACCTTTATCGTCCGTTCATTGAGCGTTGTATCCATTACCGTTATACCGTGATCGTTGGCTTTTTAAGCATCATTATTGTCACGGGCGGCCTGTTTGCTGGTGGACTGGTTAAGTTTGTAGCCAACCCTAAAATTCCGCATGATTTTCCACAAATTAATATCGAAATGAACTTGTCTTCTTCTGAGTCAGCCACATTGCAAACGGCTCAAAAAGTTGAAGATTTGATCTTAGCTGTAGATAAGCAAATTGAAGCTGAGTATGGAACAGGCATGGTTAAAGATTTGTCAGTCAGCCTACGTGGCCGCACTAGAGCAAACATCATGGCTATATTAGTGGAACCAGACTTACGCCCAATTGATACTTTTGCACTCAGTGCATTGTGGCGTGAACAAATGCCACCATTGCCAGGCGTGAAAACACTTAATATTGAAGACAGCATTATGAACGGCGGCCGTGACGATGGTGATATTAATTTCCGCTTAGAGGGCAAGAACAAAGATCAACTCAAAGAAGTCGCTAACCTACTAAAAGCCAAGTTAAACGGCATTGCAGGTGTCGGTGATGTCAACGACTCTATGCAAAGTGCAACAGATGAAGTACAGCTTGAACTTAAGCCGCTGGCTTACAGTATGGGCCTCACTTTATCAGACGTTGCTTCTCAGGTTAACTTTAGCTATTACGGCTTAGAAGCACAGCGTATTTTAAGAGATGGCGAAGAAATTAAAGTAATGATCCGCTACCCTAAAGACGCTCGTAACTCTATCAGCGATATTCAAGATGTACGTATTATTAGCCCATCAGGCGCCGAAGTGCCTCTCATTGAAGTCGCTGATGTTAAGTTAGTTGATGGTGTAAATCGCATCAGACGTGAAAACGCCAAGCGCACAGTCAATGTTTGGGCATCAGTTGATACCAATCAAGCAGAACCATTCAAAATCGCTGAAGAAATTCGCGATGACTACCTGCCAGCCTTACTTAAGAACTACCCTGGAGTAACCAGTAATGTAGCAGGTCGTATTCAAGAAGAAATGGACAGTGTGGCAGAGCAAGTAAGAGACTTTGCATTATCACTAATGATTATCTTTGCATTACTTGCTATCCCGCTTCGTTCTTACTCACAACCTATATTGATCATGTCGGTGATCCCTTTTGGTGTTGTAGGTGCAGTAATAGGTCATATTGTAATGGGTATGACCATGAGTAGCCTGTCATTCTTTGGCATCATTGCGGTAGCTGGTGTGGTTGTAAATGACTCATTAGTCATGGTTGATTTTGTAAACAAAGCACGCAAAGAAGGCGCATCTATCAAGCAAGCGGTAGTGGAAGCCGGATGCTTGCGCTTTAGAGCAATCTTGCTTACTTCGTTAACAACCTTCATGGGCCTAGTGCCAATTATTATGGAAACAAGCTTACAAGCCCAAATTGTTATCCCGATGGCTGTATCTCTGGCGTTTGGTGTGCTATTTGCAACTGTGATCACTTTAATACTCATTCCGTGTCAATACGTGATGTTGGAAGATATTAAAGCGCTGTTCAAAAAGCGCGTAAAAAAAGCCGACATGAATAACGCAGTCACCGAACAAGTTTAA
- a CDS encoding efflux RND transporter periplasmic adaptor subunit, with the protein MASKKQIFLPLAVLLGGIGAAVAFSAMKQPPEKKSEQVIHPLVEAKPIMVAPMQLNVDSYGLVKPKYSTELVAQVSGQVIAVSNSFVRGGFVKKGDILARIDPNDYEAALIEAEANLARASSALEIEQAQAHVAKTEWQRIKDNANETIPSELYLRKPQLAEKLASFRAAQASVKRAKRNLERTYIKAPYDAIIESRNLSLGSVVNAGSQFGVLNATSVAEIRLPVADNELQYLVNGGINADVTLTAQVEGKPVKWHGKIVRSEGVIDQRSRMTYLVAQVDQPYSDQRTALRFGAYLNAKINGKTINNAAAIPQHLVKDNRIAVLKDDQTLSFKSLSVIREYDGHTIVDAGVSNGEQLITSALEYPTEGMQLRLNDATTPVADTQLALKEE; encoded by the coding sequence GTGGCTAGTAAAAAACAAATATTCTTACCCCTTGCGGTATTATTAGGAGGCATTGGCGCTGCAGTTGCCTTTTCGGCAATGAAACAACCTCCTGAGAAAAAATCTGAACAAGTAATTCACCCGCTTGTTGAAGCAAAACCGATTATGGTTGCCCCCATGCAGTTAAACGTTGACTCATATGGTCTGGTAAAACCTAAATACAGTACTGAACTCGTGGCTCAAGTAAGTGGCCAAGTGATTGCTGTATCAAATTCTTTTGTAAGAGGTGGATTTGTAAAAAAAGGCGATATCCTTGCCCGTATCGATCCGAACGACTATGAAGCTGCATTGATTGAAGCTGAGGCAAACCTTGCTCGCGCAAGCTCAGCACTTGAAATAGAGCAAGCCCAAGCTCATGTAGCAAAAACAGAATGGCAAAGAATTAAAGACAATGCCAATGAAACTATTCCCTCAGAGCTATATCTTCGCAAACCACAGCTAGCAGAAAAGCTAGCTAGCTTTCGAGCAGCACAAGCAAGTGTGAAACGTGCTAAACGTAATCTAGAGCGCACATACATCAAAGCGCCATACGATGCGATCATCGAGAGCAGAAACTTAAGTTTAGGCAGCGTTGTGAATGCCGGTAGCCAGTTTGGCGTGTTAAACGCCACTTCGGTCGCCGAAATTCGCCTGCCCGTTGCTGATAACGAGCTACAGTACCTGGTTAACGGTGGCATTAATGCTGATGTGACGTTAACCGCACAAGTTGAAGGTAAACCAGTAAAGTGGCATGGTAAAATTGTCCGCAGCGAAGGCGTAATTGACCAGCGCAGTCGCATGACTTACCTAGTTGCTCAAGTAGACCAACCTTACTCAGATCAGCGCACAGCACTGCGCTTTGGTGCTTATCTAAATGCAAAAATCAATGGTAAAACCATCAACAATGCAGCAGCAATTCCTCAACATTTGGTAAAAGACAACCGCATTGCTGTGCTCAAAGATGACCAAACACTAAGCTTTAAGTCGCTTAGTGTCATTCGCGAATATGATGGCCATACGATTGTTGATGCGGGCGTAAGCAATGGTGAACAACTTATTACCTCTGCGCTTGAATATCCCACAGAAGGCATGCAGCTTAGACTAAATGATGCAACGACCCCTGTAGCGGATACTCAGCTTGCGTTAAAAGAGGAGTAA
- the metG gene encoding methionine--tRNA ligase, with the protein MTKRKILITSALPYANGPTHLGHMLEYIQTDIWSRFQKLRGHETYYVCADDAHGTPIMLNAQKQGITPEEMVKNVSIERQRDFADFNIEFDNYHSTHSEENRELSALIYKRLDAKGHIKKRTISQLFDPEKNIFLPDRFVTGTCPTCDAQDQNGDSCDACGATYSPTELKDPRSVMSGATPILKDSEHFFFDLPAFESMLKEWLHSGSLQAEMANKLEEWFADGLQQWDISRDAPYFGFEIPDAPGKYFYVWLDAPIGYMASFKNLCDKQGLDFDDFWGENSEAELYHFIGKDIIYFHSLFWPAMLDGAQFRKPTNVYAHGFVTVNGAKMSKSKGTFIKARTYLEHLDPEFLRYYFAAKLNSGITDLDLNLEDFAQRVNSDLVGKVVNIASRCAGFISKKFDGTMSENVLEPQLMEQFKNASDTIAQYYEQREYSRAIREIMALADKANQFIDAQAPWVLIKDEQTQQQAHDVCSAGLNMFKILMTYLKPVLPGMAANVEQFLNTELTWESAQELLTGHSINKFKALMQRVDMDKVNQMLEESKESLEASNKPKLDPNSPLAKEPIGEEIEFNDFAKVDLRVARIAKAEHVEGAEKLLKLTLDLGGETRQVFAGIKSAYAPEDIEGKLTVMVANLKPRKMRFGMSEGMVLAAGPGGKEIYILNPDDGSEPGMRVM; encoded by the coding sequence ATGACGAAGAGAAAAATTCTCATCACAAGTGCATTGCCATATGCAAATGGGCCAACTCACCTTGGCCACATGTTAGAATATATACAAACTGACATCTGGTCTCGCTTTCAAAAATTGCGTGGTCACGAGACATATTATGTATGTGCCGATGATGCTCATGGCACACCTATTATGCTGAATGCCCAAAAACAAGGGATCACACCTGAAGAAATGGTTAAAAATGTAAGCATAGAGCGTCAACGCGACTTTGCTGACTTTAACATTGAGTTTGACAATTACCACAGCACTCACAGTGAAGAAAATCGTGAATTAAGCGCGCTTATTTATAAACGGTTAGATGCTAAAGGACACATAAAGAAACGTACCATTTCACAACTGTTCGACCCTGAAAAGAACATATTCTTACCAGACCGTTTTGTCACTGGTACCTGCCCTACTTGTGACGCCCAAGACCAAAATGGCGATAGCTGTGATGCATGTGGAGCAACATACAGCCCAACAGAGCTAAAAGACCCACGCTCTGTAATGTCTGGTGCAACCCCGATTTTAAAAGACTCTGAACACTTTTTCTTTGATTTACCAGCATTTGAAAGCATGCTGAAAGAGTGGTTACATTCAGGCTCTTTACAAGCCGAAATGGCAAATAAGCTTGAAGAGTGGTTTGCTGACGGTCTTCAGCAGTGGGATATAAGCCGTGACGCGCCTTACTTTGGGTTTGAGATACCAGACGCACCAGGCAAGTATTTTTATGTTTGGCTTGATGCACCAATTGGTTACATGGCAAGTTTTAAGAATCTATGTGATAAACAAGGTCTAGACTTTGATGACTTTTGGGGTGAAAACTCTGAAGCTGAGCTATACCACTTTATCGGTAAAGACATTATCTATTTCCATAGCTTATTCTGGCCAGCAATGCTTGATGGCGCGCAATTCCGTAAGCCTACAAACGTTTATGCACATGGTTTTGTGACCGTCAATGGCGCAAAAATGTCAAAATCAAAAGGCACGTTCATTAAAGCGCGAACCTATTTAGAGCACTTAGATCCTGAGTTCTTACGCTACTATTTTGCAGCTAAACTTAATAGTGGGATCACCGACCTTGATTTGAACCTAGAAGACTTTGCACAACGTGTAAATTCTGATCTTGTTGGTAAAGTCGTCAATATTGCATCACGCTGTGCAGGATTTATTAGTAAAAAGTTTGACGGAACAATGAGCGAAAACGTGCTTGAGCCGCAGCTAATGGAGCAATTTAAAAATGCTTCTGATACGATTGCTCAATACTATGAGCAGCGTGAGTATAGCCGTGCAATTCGTGAGATCATGGCTCTTGCCGACAAAGCTAACCAGTTCATCGACGCACAAGCTCCATGGGTACTTATCAAAGATGAGCAAACGCAACAACAAGCTCATGATGTATGCTCTGCAGGTCTGAATATGTTTAAGATATTAATGACCTACTTAAAGCCGGTCTTGCCTGGTATGGCTGCAAATGTAGAGCAATTCTTGAACACTGAGCTTACTTGGGAAAGTGCTCAAGAATTACTGACAGGTCATTCAATCAACAAATTCAAAGCGCTTATGCAGCGCGTTGATATGGATAAAGTAAACCAAATGCTAGAAGAGTCAAAAGAGAGCCTTGAGGCAAGTAATAAGCCAAAACTTGACCCAAATAGCCCGCTTGCAAAAGAGCCTATTGGTGAAGAAATTGAGTTTAATGATTTTGCTAAAGTAGACCTGCGAGTCGCTAGAATAGCCAAAGCTGAGCATGTTGAGGGTGCTGAAAAGTTACTCAAACTCACCTTAGACTTAGGCGGCGAAACACGCCAAGTATTTGCTGGTATTAAATCAGCCTACGCACCTGAAGATATCGAAGGTAAGTTAACAGTGATGGTTGCCAACTTAAAACCTCGTAAAATGCGTTTTGGTATGTCTGAAGGCATGGTGCTAGCTGCAGGCCCCGGTGGTAAAGAAATTTACATTCTAAACCCTGACGATGGCTCAGAGCCTGGTATGCGCGTTATGTAA
- a CDS encoding Mrp/NBP35 family ATP-binding protein: MFGLNKLFKKDNPLEQQIVSELAAFKNSIFPLGIEADWIDNLDIQKTAIKIALKVPFAANGMASFLSDVLTKKLDKRIDVTICCELPSQYQYKKIKHIVLVASGKGGVGKSTTAVHIARALQTQGAQVGVLDADIYGPSIPSLFAVLNEKPTTQDNKTLNPIIKDEIKVQSIGFLVSPEDATVWRGPMASQALNQLLSETQWGELDYLIVDMPPGTGDIQLTMTQKVPASGALIVTTPQDLALLDAQKGIAMFNKVNLPILGLVENMSHFICTHCGEKNHVFGKQGGQQLALRHGVPLLAEIPLNVEIREASELRQSVLAQDTGVFEHYVACAQTLSSMLYYQALSSPSVDIVITDD, encoded by the coding sequence ATGTTTGGTCTCAATAAACTTTTTAAAAAAGACAATCCATTAGAGCAGCAAATCGTTAGTGAATTGGCCGCGTTTAAAAACAGCATATTTCCTTTGGGAATTGAAGCAGATTGGATTGATAATCTAGATATCCAAAAAACGGCTATAAAAATAGCATTGAAAGTGCCATTTGCAGCCAATGGAATGGCATCATTTTTAAGTGACGTGCTAACTAAGAAGCTGGATAAACGCATTGATGTAACAATATGTTGTGAGTTGCCTTCGCAATATCAATATAAAAAAATCAAACATATCGTGCTCGTTGCGTCGGGCAAGGGTGGGGTTGGAAAATCGACCACTGCGGTGCATATTGCGCGTGCGTTACAAACGCAAGGTGCACAGGTTGGTGTATTGGATGCTGATATTTACGGGCCTTCTATCCCGTCTTTGTTTGCAGTGTTGAATGAAAAGCCGACAACACAAGATAATAAAACGCTTAACCCAATCATCAAAGATGAAATTAAGGTACAATCAATTGGTTTTTTAGTTTCCCCAGAGGATGCGACCGTATGGCGTGGACCGATGGCTTCGCAAGCGCTCAATCAGTTATTAAGTGAAACTCAATGGGGAGAGCTTGATTATTTAATTGTGGATATGCCTCCAGGAACGGGTGACATTCAACTTACGATGACACAAAAAGTGCCAGCTAGTGGTGCTTTGATTGTAACGACACCTCAAGACCTAGCACTGCTAGATGCGCAAAAAGGTATTGCAATGTTTAATAAAGTTAACTTGCCTATTTTAGGTTTAGTCGAAAACATGAGTCACTTTATTTGTACGCATTGTGGTGAGAAAAACCATGTTTTTGGTAAGCAAGGAGGTCAGCAGTTGGCGCTTCGACATGGTGTCCCGTTACTTGCTGAGATCCCATTAAATGTTGAAATTAGAGAAGCATCGGAACTGAGACAAAGTGTGCTCGCCCAAGATACCGGTGTTTTTGAACATTACGTAGCATGTGCTCAAACTTTGAGTAGCATGCTGTACTACCAAGCATTGTCGTCACCTAGCGTCGATATTGTAATAACGGATGACTGA
- the dcd gene encoding dCTP deaminase — MRLSDKHIKQAIEEKKIQIEPKPSDDMISGITVDLRLGNKFRVFQDHAAPYVDLSGPKDQINAAMESIMSDEIVLDDGQAFFLHPGQLALAITYESVTLPADLVGWLDGRSSLARLGLMVHVTAHRIDPGWSGNIVLEFYNSGKLPLALRPKMKIGALSFETMTSAAENPYNIRKDAKYKGQNSALASRISADSNND; from the coding sequence ATGAGATTGTCAGATAAACATATAAAACAAGCAATTGAAGAAAAAAAGATCCAGATAGAGCCTAAACCTAGTGACGACATGATTTCTGGGATCACGGTTGATTTACGACTTGGAAATAAATTTCGCGTTTTTCAGGACCATGCTGCACCTTACGTTGATTTGAGTGGCCCAAAAGATCAAATCAACGCGGCGATGGAGTCAATCATGAGCGACGAAATTGTACTTGACGATGGGCAAGCATTTTTTCTTCACCCCGGGCAGTTAGCACTTGCTATAACTTATGAATCTGTCACTTTGCCTGCTGATTTGGTCGGGTGGCTTGATGGGCGTTCTTCGTTGGCTCGTTTAGGCTTAATGGTGCATGTGACCGCACATCGTATTGACCCTGGTTGGTCAGGTAATATCGTACTTGAGTTTTATAACTCGGGTAAGTTGCCTTTGGCACTTAGGCCAAAAATGAAAATTGGGGCGTTGAGCTTTGAAACGATGACAAGTGCAGCTGAGAATCCATATAATATCCGTAAGGACGCAAAATATAAAGGTCAAAACAGTGCATTAGCAAGTCGCATAAGTGCTGATAGTAACAACGATTAG